The following proteins are co-located in the Macadamia integrifolia cultivar HAES 741 chromosome 3, SCU_Mint_v3, whole genome shotgun sequence genome:
- the LOC122074128 gene encoding scarecrow-like protein 27, producing MWGMPFSLRGKGVLEVADISDFSSSISSVSGSKWKEGSCLGSEPTSVLDTRSPSPPTSSSTLSSSLGGGGGSTDTAGVAAVSDNRPQKWPPTQQQEDSLVALAEPAGVGGGGVVRKDEWASELQPIPTALEIVSGGATGAEKCGLGMEDWESILSESAASPGQEQSLLRWIMGDVEDPSSGLKQLLQSGGGSEFEANAGFGIVDQGFTFELNGGGGASASSSGNVMGIINPSLSIPGSGFPANSNATTTTTTTTTITTTTTNNNNNHSGRVGLAPNTASPPNYKMPGFVPNSSSNPPNPIFSSSPNNLHLNLPLSLPPGVFYQQQQQQQQSHLEPSDEKPQLFNPQLLINQSQVHHPQNPAFFVPLPFSQQGQHLLSPHSKRHHAAGVDPTSQIPKVPFTDSGQDHFLRRQQQQQQAFPHQLQLLPHHLQQRATVAPKPKVMGAGDDVAHQQQQALVDQLFKAAELVENGNFVHARGILARLNQQLSPVGKPLQRAAFYFKEALQLLLLTNNTGSSPAQRNSTPFDVVLKIGAYKAFSEVSPLLQFTNFTCNQALLEVLDGFDRVHIIDFDIGLGGQWASFMQELAVRIGGTPSLKITAFASPSSHDPLELGLTRENLTHFANDLRIAFELDIVSLDSFDPASWSLGLLHVSDREAVAVNLPVGSSPNHPSSVPSLLRFVKQLSPKIVVSVDRVCDRSDLPFSQHFIGALHWHSFLLDSLDAVNVNSDTVHKIEKFLFQPRIESIILGWQRAPDKLPPWRSLFAQAGFTPFTFSNFTESQAECLVKRLQVRGFHVEKRQESLVLCWQRRELVSASAWRC from the coding sequence ATGTGGGGAATGCCCTTTAGTTTGCGGGGGAAGGGGGTGTTAGAAGTTGCAGATATTTCAGATTTCTCTTCTTCGATTTCTTCGGTATCAGGGAGCAAGTGGAAGGAAGGTAGCTGCTTGGGCAGCGAACCAACATCTGTACTGGATACAAGGAGTCCTAGCCCACCAACATCGTCTTCAACCCTGTCTTCTTCATTGGGCGGAGGAGGCGGCTCAACCGATACTGCCGGCGTGGCGGCGGTTTCCGATAACCGTCCACAGAAATGGCCGCCTACCCAGCAGCAGGAGGACAGCTTGGTTGCATTAGCTGAGCCAGCTGgcgttggtggtggtggtgttgtacGCAAGGACGAATGGGCTTCGGAGCTTCAACCGATTCCGACTGCGTTAGAGATTGTTAGCGGTGGTGCTACTGGTGCAGAAAAATGTGGCCTTGGAATGGAGGATTGGGAGAGCATATTATCAGAATCGGCAGCTTCGCCTGGCCAAGAACAGTCGCTCCTGCGATGGATCATGGGCGATGTTGAAGACCCTTCTTCGGGTTTGAAGCAGTTGTTGCAAAGTGGAGGTGGTTCGGAGTTCGAAGCCAATGCTGGCTTCGGGATCGTTGATCAGGGTTTCACTTTTGAGCTCAATGGAGGAGGTGGTGCTTCGGCTAGTAGTAGTGGTAATGTGATGGGTATCATCAATCCTTCTCTATCTATTCCTGGTTCTGGGTTTCCTGCAAATAGCaacgccaccaccaccaccaccaccaccaccaccatcaccaccaccaccaccaacaacaacaacaaccacagTGGAAGGGTTGGCTTAGCCCCCAACACAGCTTCTCCTCCTAATTACAAAATGCCTGGTTTTGTTCCTAACAGCAGTAGCAACCCTCCCAAccccattttttcttcttcgccAAACAACCTCCATCTGaatctccctctttctttaCCTCCTGGCGTTTTTtatcagcagcagcagcaacagcagcaatCGCATCTTGAGCCTTCTGATGAAAAGCCACAGCTTTTCAACCCACAATTGCTAATAAACCAGTCACAAGTTCATCATCCTCAGAACCCGGCTTTCTTTGTGCCATTACCTTTCTCGCAGCAAGGGCAGCACCTCCTTTCTCCGCACTCGAAGCGCCACCATGCTGCCGGGGTTGATCCGACCTCTCAGATCCCCAAGGTTCCGTTCACTGATTCGGGTCAAGACCATTTCCTGCGGAGgcaacagcagcaacaacaggCCTTCCCTCATCAGCTGCAATTGCttcctcatcatcttcaacaGAGGGCAACAGTGGCTCCGAAGCCGAAGGTGATGGGCGCAGGGGACGATGTGGCTcaccagcagcagcaggcattaGTCGACCAGCTCTTCAAGGCCGCCGAGCTGGTTGAGAACGGGAATTTCGTACACGCGCGAGGGATATTGGCGCGGCTCAATCAGCAGCTCTCCCCAGTAGGGAAGCCCCTTCAAAGGGCTGCTTTTTACTTCAAGGAGGCCCTGCAATTGCTCCTCCTTACCAACAACACAGGCTCTTCTCCTGCCCAGAGGAATTCTACACCTTTCGATGTTGTTCTCAAGATCGGTGCCTACAAGGCCTTCTCAGAGGTATCTCCACTCCTGCAATTCACCAATTTCACCTGCAACCAGGCCCTCCTTGAAGTACTTGATGGGTTTGATCGGGTCCACATTATAGACTTTGATATTGGACTTGGCGGGCAATGGGCGTCCTTCATGCAGGAGCTCGCAGTGAGGATTGGAGGTACCCCTTCCTTGAAGATCACTGCCTTTGCCTCTCCGTCCTCTCATGATCCACTTGAGCTTGGTCTCACAAGAGAGAATCTGACCCACTTTGCTAACGACCTTCGCATTGCATTTGAGCTTGACATCGTAAGCCTTGATTCCTTTGACCCAGCTTCCTGGTCGCTTGGTCTCCTCCATGTCTCAGATAGAGAGGCAGTTGCAGTAAACCTCCCCGTTGGGTCATCTCCCAATCATCCATCCTCTGTCCCCTCACTCCTCCGGTTTGTCAAACAGCTCTCCCCCAAAATTGTGGTCTCCGTGGATCGTGTGTGTGATCGCAGCGACCTTCCATTCTCACAGCACTTCATCGGCGCACTTCATTGGCACTCATTCCTGCTGGACTCATTAGATGCAGTAAATGTTAACTCAGATACTGTGCACAAGATTGAGAAGTTCCTATTCCAGCCAAGGATTGAGAGCATTATACTGGGATGGCAGCGTGCACCGGACAAATTGCCACCTTGGAGGTCTCTCTTTGCTCAAGCTGGGTTCACCCCTTTCACATTCAGCAATTTCACTGAGTCCCAGGCTGAGTGCCTGGTTAAGAGGCTTCAAGTTAGAGGATTCCACGTTGAGAAGCGCCAGGAGTCGCTTGTGCTCTGCTGGCAGCGGCGGGAGCTCGTCTCAGCATCTGCTTGGAGGTGCTAA